A DNA window from Zingiber officinale cultivar Zhangliang chromosome 3A, Zo_v1.1, whole genome shotgun sequence contains the following coding sequences:
- the LOC122050464 gene encoding nucleobase-ascorbate transporter 12-like yields the protein WFISSVLAALWGTGVASTTLTENIHTIATTKMGSRRAIELGAVILILLSFVGKIGGFIASIPDVMVAGLLCCMWAMIAALGLSNLRYSETGSSRNNIIIGLSLFLSLSVPAYFQQYGLIPSSNSSVPSYFQPYAVASHGPIHTSSRGVNYVLNTLFSFHMVIAFIVAFILDNTVPGSRQERGVYVWSEPEAAKREPAITKDYGLPFRIGRMFTWVKWVGL from the exons tggttcatctCTAGTGTCTTGGCTGCACTTTGGGGCACAGGAGTCGCTTCAACCACTCTCACTGAGAATATTCACACTATTGCTACAACTAAAATGGGTAGTCGGAGAGCTATTGAGCTCGGTGCTGTCATTCTCATTCTGTTATCTTTTGTTG GGAAAATAGGAGGATTTATAGCTTCTATCCCAGATGTCATGGTGGCTGGTCTTCTTTGCTGTATGTGGGCCATGATTGCTGCTCTGGGCTTGTCAAACCTGCGATACAGCGAGACTGGAAGCTCCAGGAATAATATCATAATTGGCCTCTCATTGTTTCTCTCATTATCAGTACCTGCCTACTTCCAGCAATATGGACTTATTCCATCTTCAAATTCATCCGTTCCAAGTTACTTCCAACCATATGCTGTTGCATCTCATGGACCTATTCATACAAGTTCTCGAGGG GTGAACTATGTTCTGAATACTTTGTTTTCATTTCACATggtgattgcatttattgttgcaTTTATTCTTGACAACACTGTTCCTGGGAGCCGTCAAGAACGTGGAGTATATGTTTGGTCTGAACCAGAGGCAGCAAAAAGGGAACCAGCCATTACCAAAGACTACGGCTTGCCTTTCAGAATCGGACGTATGTTCACATGGGTGAAATGGGTTGGCTTATAG